The Branchiostoma floridae strain S238N-H82 chromosome 10, Bfl_VNyyK, whole genome shotgun sequence genome has a segment encoding these proteins:
- the LOC118424682 gene encoding rac GTPase-activating protein 1-like isoform X1, protein MSLVAAFDDLVRCTNVLTQGCESEFLQFVRNQEQCRQRWLTAEMESGGMRERLIKLQAEKDALETKLKHARNQVDVEMKRRMKAEGEKDTLERQVALVRELLDDKQRSMLDEKGRESLAALASATNLKSPAKRLSAIDESNGSILSASDISYDRTDDDLDADISMLRDGTEWKRHSHGGKKRPSAPPKEDDSPAAKTIRTDLDNVGVGETSIITTTTVTLDGEGRGTATAKIETHPKPRLNRSFSQPLPVTLDKRPDSPGSDSTDSFWGTPASTLKGGISTPQLTPSRPAWSMQGTKKRVQGVLKPTSGGGRQHMFCSKTVIKPETCLPCNKKIKFGKMALKCKDCRVVCHPDCKFKVTMPCVPNNTPTSGKKQTNNYHATRRQLELENFLPPYGPMIPALVVHCINEIESRGMLEEGLYRVPGSDPAIKDLREKFFQGKTPNMAKEDIHVVCGCLKSFLRGLREPLVTFNLHHNFMRATEIADEQDFATSLYQAVSEMPQPNRDTLAFIILHLQRVSESKRTKMGMSNLAKVFGPTLIGHGTADPDHMTMLADTRKQPRVMEGLLLMPSDFWRKFAEEDNENLASPHVGNVITNPYSMRTPEGRQEDGAKDKTKENAENAAPKGSMLGPVRTTPNSTDSGVKKSGSTSSLDRAKGFLQRTPLTPRFGSKSAKSTSKRNFFASPMLK, encoded by the exons ATGTCACTTGTTGCCGCTTTCGATGATCTTGTGCGATGCACCAATGTGCTCACACAAGGCTGTGAATCAG AGTTCCTGCAGTTTGTGAGGAACCAGGAGCAGTGTCGCCAGCGATGGCTCACGGCGGAAATGGAGTCCGGTGGGATGAGAGAGAGGCTGATAAAACTGCAGGCAGAAAAGGACGCTCTGGAGACCAAACTGAAGCATGCCAG GAACCAGGTGGACGTAGAGATGAAACGACGCATGAAAGCTGAGGGTGAGAAGGACACTTTG GAACGACAAGTAGCCCTTGTGCGAGAATTGTTGGACGACAAACAGCGCAGCATGCTGGACGAGAAAGGCAGGGAGAGTCTCGCTGCTCTGGCCAGCGCTACAAACCTCAAGTCCCCTGCTAAAAg ATTGTCGGCAATAGATGAATCCAACGGTTCGATTCTCTCTGCATCTGACATCAGCTATGATCGCACAGATGATGACTTGGATGCT GATATTTCAATGTTGAGAGATGGAACAGAATGGAAGAGACATTCACATGGAGGCAAAAAG CGTCCCAGTGCTCCACCCAAGGAAGATGACAGCCCTGCTGCCAAAACCATCCGGACAGATCTAGACAATGTAGGG GTTGGCGAGACCTCCATTATCACCACTACCACTGTGACCTTGGACGGTGAAGGTCGCGGGACAGCCACCGCTAAGATCGAGACCCACCCCAAACCTCGCCTGAACCGCAGCTTCAGCCAGCCGCTGCCTGTAACTCTGGACAAGCGACCAG ACTCCCCTGGCAGTGACTCCACGGACTCGTTCTGGGGCACCCCAGCCAGCACACTGAAGGGTGGCATCAGCACACCACAACTCACTCCTAGCAG ACCTGCATGGTCTATGCAGGGAACGAAAAAAAG GGTTCAGGGTGTTCTCAAACCAAC CTCTGGAGGAGGTCGGCAGCATATGTTCTGTTCCAAAACGGTCATCAAACCCGAAACCTGCCTGCCG TGTAATAAGAAGATCAAGTTTGGAAAGATGGCACTGAAATGCAAAG ACTGCCGTGTTGTGTGCCATCCCGACTGTAAGTTCAAGGTGACCATGCCCTGTGTTCCCAACAACACCCCCACCTCCGGCAAGAAGCAGACG AACAACTACCATGCAACTAGACGACAG CTTGAGCTGGAGAACTTCTTGCCTCCATATGGACCAATGATCCCAGCCCTAGTG GTTCATTGCATCAATGAGATAGAGTCCAGGGGCATGCTGGAAGAAGGGCTGTACCGGGTTCCTGG GTCTGACCCTGCAATCAAGGACTTAAGGGAGAAATTCTTCCAAGGCAAGACTCCAAATATG GCTAAGGAAGACATCCATGTTGTCTGCGGCTGTCTCAAGTCCTTCCTGCGTGGGCTTAGGGAGCCGCTGGTGACCTTTAACCTCCATCACAACTTCATGAGAGCCACAG AAATTGCTGACGAGCAGGACTTTGCGACTTCCCTGTACCAGGCTGTGAGCGAAATGCCCCAGCCGAACCGCGACACGCTGGCCTTCATCATCCTCCATCTGCAGAG AGTGTCGGAGAGCAAGCGGACTAAGATGGGCATGTCCAACCTGGCCAAGGTGTTTGGCCCCACTCTCATTGGCCACGGCACCGCCGACCCTGATCACATGACCATGCTGGCTGACACACGCAAGCAGCCCCGG GTAATGGAAGGGCTTTTGCTGATGCCGTCCGACTTCTGGCGTAAGTTTGCGGAGGAGGACAACGAGAACCTGGCGTCCCCCCATGTCGGAAACGTCATCACCAACCCCTACTCCATGCGCACTCCCGAGGGGAGGCAAG AAGACGGTGCTAAAGATAAGACCAAAGAGAATGCGGAGAATGCAG CTCCTAAGGGCAGCATGTTGGGACCAGTGCGGACGACACCCAACTCTACAGACAGTGGGGTGAAGAAGTCAGGGTCTACTAGCTCCCTGGACAGAGCCAAGGGCTTCCTACAGCGAACACCACTAACACCAAG GTTTGGTTCTAAAAGTGCGAAATCTACGAGCAAGCGCAACTTCTTTGCCTCCCCCATGCTGAAGTGA
- the LOC118424682 gene encoding rac GTPase-activating protein 1-like isoform X8 → MSLVAAFDDLVRCTNVLTQGCESEFLQFVRNQEQCRQRWLTAEMESGGMRERLIKLQAEKDALETKLKHARNQVDVEMKRRMKAEGEKDTLERQVALVRELLDDKQRSMLDEKGRESLAALASATNLKSPAKRLSAIDESNGSILSASDISYDRTDDDLDADISMLRDGTEWKRHSHGGKKRPSAPPKEDDSPAAKTIRTDLDNVGVGETSIITTTTVTLDGEGRGTATAKIETHPKPRLNRSFSQPLPVTLDKRPDSPGSDSTDSFWGTPASTLKGGISTPQLTPSRPAWSMQGTKKRVQGVLKPTSGGGRQHMFCSKTVIKPETCLPCNKKIKFGKMALKCKDCRVVCHPDCKFKVTMPCVPNNTPTSGKKQTLELENFLPPYGPMIPALVVHCINEIESRGMLEEGLYRVPGSDPAIKDLREKFFQGKTPNMAKEDIHVVCGCLKSFLRGLREPLVTFNLHHNFMRATEIADEQDFATSLYQAVSEMPQPNRDTLAFIILHLQRVSESKRTKMGMSNLAKVFGPTLIGHGTADPDHMTMLADTRKQPRVMEGLLLMPSDFWRKFAEEDNENLASPHVGNVITNPYSMRTPEGRQAPKGSMLGPVRTTPNSTDSGVKKSGSTSSLDRAKGFLQRTPLTPRFGSKSAKSTSKRNFFASPMLK, encoded by the exons ATGTCACTTGTTGCCGCTTTCGATGATCTTGTGCGATGCACCAATGTGCTCACACAAGGCTGTGAATCAG AGTTCCTGCAGTTTGTGAGGAACCAGGAGCAGTGTCGCCAGCGATGGCTCACGGCGGAAATGGAGTCCGGTGGGATGAGAGAGAGGCTGATAAAACTGCAGGCAGAAAAGGACGCTCTGGAGACCAAACTGAAGCATGCCAG GAACCAGGTGGACGTAGAGATGAAACGACGCATGAAAGCTGAGGGTGAGAAGGACACTTTG GAACGACAAGTAGCCCTTGTGCGAGAATTGTTGGACGACAAACAGCGCAGCATGCTGGACGAGAAAGGCAGGGAGAGTCTCGCTGCTCTGGCCAGCGCTACAAACCTCAAGTCCCCTGCTAAAAg ATTGTCGGCAATAGATGAATCCAACGGTTCGATTCTCTCTGCATCTGACATCAGCTATGATCGCACAGATGATGACTTGGATGCT GATATTTCAATGTTGAGAGATGGAACAGAATGGAAGAGACATTCACATGGAGGCAAAAAG CGTCCCAGTGCTCCACCCAAGGAAGATGACAGCCCTGCTGCCAAAACCATCCGGACAGATCTAGACAATGTAGGG GTTGGCGAGACCTCCATTATCACCACTACCACTGTGACCTTGGACGGTGAAGGTCGCGGGACAGCCACCGCTAAGATCGAGACCCACCCCAAACCTCGCCTGAACCGCAGCTTCAGCCAGCCGCTGCCTGTAACTCTGGACAAGCGACCAG ACTCCCCTGGCAGTGACTCCACGGACTCGTTCTGGGGCACCCCAGCCAGCACACTGAAGGGTGGCATCAGCACACCACAACTCACTCCTAGCAG ACCTGCATGGTCTATGCAGGGAACGAAAAAAAG GGTTCAGGGTGTTCTCAAACCAAC CTCTGGAGGAGGTCGGCAGCATATGTTCTGTTCCAAAACGGTCATCAAACCCGAAACCTGCCTGCCG TGTAATAAGAAGATCAAGTTTGGAAAGATGGCACTGAAATGCAAAG ACTGCCGTGTTGTGTGCCATCCCGACTGTAAGTTCAAGGTGACCATGCCCTGTGTTCCCAACAACACCCCCACCTCCGGCAAGAAGCAGACG CTTGAGCTGGAGAACTTCTTGCCTCCATATGGACCAATGATCCCAGCCCTAGTG GTTCATTGCATCAATGAGATAGAGTCCAGGGGCATGCTGGAAGAAGGGCTGTACCGGGTTCCTGG GTCTGACCCTGCAATCAAGGACTTAAGGGAGAAATTCTTCCAAGGCAAGACTCCAAATATG GCTAAGGAAGACATCCATGTTGTCTGCGGCTGTCTCAAGTCCTTCCTGCGTGGGCTTAGGGAGCCGCTGGTGACCTTTAACCTCCATCACAACTTCATGAGAGCCACAG AAATTGCTGACGAGCAGGACTTTGCGACTTCCCTGTACCAGGCTGTGAGCGAAATGCCCCAGCCGAACCGCGACACGCTGGCCTTCATCATCCTCCATCTGCAGAG AGTGTCGGAGAGCAAGCGGACTAAGATGGGCATGTCCAACCTGGCCAAGGTGTTTGGCCCCACTCTCATTGGCCACGGCACCGCCGACCCTGATCACATGACCATGCTGGCTGACACACGCAAGCAGCCCCGG GTAATGGAAGGGCTTTTGCTGATGCCGTCCGACTTCTGGCGTAAGTTTGCGGAGGAGGACAACGAGAACCTGGCGTCCCCCCATGTCGGAAACGTCATCACCAACCCCTACTCCATGCGCACTCCCGAGGGGAGGCAAG CTCCTAAGGGCAGCATGTTGGGACCAGTGCGGACGACACCCAACTCTACAGACAGTGGGGTGAAGAAGTCAGGGTCTACTAGCTCCCTGGACAGAGCCAAGGGCTTCCTACAGCGAACACCACTAACACCAAG GTTTGGTTCTAAAAGTGCGAAATCTACGAGCAAGCGCAACTTCTTTGCCTCCCCCATGCTGAAGTGA
- the LOC118424682 gene encoding rac GTPase-activating protein 1-like isoform X2, with protein sequence MSLVAAFDDLVRCTNVLTQGCESEFLQFVRNQEQCRQRWLTAEMESGGMRERLIKLQAEKDALETKLKHARNQVDVEMKRRMKAEGEKDTLERQVALVRELLDDKQRSMLDEKGRESLAALASATNLKSPAKRLSAIDESNGSILSASDISYDRTDDDLDADISMLRDGTEWKRHSHGGKKRPSAPPKEDDSPAAKTIRTDLDNVGETSIITTTTVTLDGEGRGTATAKIETHPKPRLNRSFSQPLPVTLDKRPDSPGSDSTDSFWGTPASTLKGGISTPQLTPSRPAWSMQGTKKRVQGVLKPTSGGGRQHMFCSKTVIKPETCLPCNKKIKFGKMALKCKDCRVVCHPDCKFKVTMPCVPNNTPTSGKKQTNNYHATRRQLELENFLPPYGPMIPALVVHCINEIESRGMLEEGLYRVPGSDPAIKDLREKFFQGKTPNMAKEDIHVVCGCLKSFLRGLREPLVTFNLHHNFMRATEIADEQDFATSLYQAVSEMPQPNRDTLAFIILHLQRVSESKRTKMGMSNLAKVFGPTLIGHGTADPDHMTMLADTRKQPRVMEGLLLMPSDFWRKFAEEDNENLASPHVGNVITNPYSMRTPEGRQEDGAKDKTKENAENAAPKGSMLGPVRTTPNSTDSGVKKSGSTSSLDRAKGFLQRTPLTPRFGSKSAKSTSKRNFFASPMLK encoded by the exons ATGTCACTTGTTGCCGCTTTCGATGATCTTGTGCGATGCACCAATGTGCTCACACAAGGCTGTGAATCAG AGTTCCTGCAGTTTGTGAGGAACCAGGAGCAGTGTCGCCAGCGATGGCTCACGGCGGAAATGGAGTCCGGTGGGATGAGAGAGAGGCTGATAAAACTGCAGGCAGAAAAGGACGCTCTGGAGACCAAACTGAAGCATGCCAG GAACCAGGTGGACGTAGAGATGAAACGACGCATGAAAGCTGAGGGTGAGAAGGACACTTTG GAACGACAAGTAGCCCTTGTGCGAGAATTGTTGGACGACAAACAGCGCAGCATGCTGGACGAGAAAGGCAGGGAGAGTCTCGCTGCTCTGGCCAGCGCTACAAACCTCAAGTCCCCTGCTAAAAg ATTGTCGGCAATAGATGAATCCAACGGTTCGATTCTCTCTGCATCTGACATCAGCTATGATCGCACAGATGATGACTTGGATGCT GATATTTCAATGTTGAGAGATGGAACAGAATGGAAGAGACATTCACATGGAGGCAAAAAG CGTCCCAGTGCTCCACCCAAGGAAGATGACAGCCCTGCTGCCAAAACCATCCGGACAGATCTAGACAAT GTTGGCGAGACCTCCATTATCACCACTACCACTGTGACCTTGGACGGTGAAGGTCGCGGGACAGCCACCGCTAAGATCGAGACCCACCCCAAACCTCGCCTGAACCGCAGCTTCAGCCAGCCGCTGCCTGTAACTCTGGACAAGCGACCAG ACTCCCCTGGCAGTGACTCCACGGACTCGTTCTGGGGCACCCCAGCCAGCACACTGAAGGGTGGCATCAGCACACCACAACTCACTCCTAGCAG ACCTGCATGGTCTATGCAGGGAACGAAAAAAAG GGTTCAGGGTGTTCTCAAACCAAC CTCTGGAGGAGGTCGGCAGCATATGTTCTGTTCCAAAACGGTCATCAAACCCGAAACCTGCCTGCCG TGTAATAAGAAGATCAAGTTTGGAAAGATGGCACTGAAATGCAAAG ACTGCCGTGTTGTGTGCCATCCCGACTGTAAGTTCAAGGTGACCATGCCCTGTGTTCCCAACAACACCCCCACCTCCGGCAAGAAGCAGACG AACAACTACCATGCAACTAGACGACAG CTTGAGCTGGAGAACTTCTTGCCTCCATATGGACCAATGATCCCAGCCCTAGTG GTTCATTGCATCAATGAGATAGAGTCCAGGGGCATGCTGGAAGAAGGGCTGTACCGGGTTCCTGG GTCTGACCCTGCAATCAAGGACTTAAGGGAGAAATTCTTCCAAGGCAAGACTCCAAATATG GCTAAGGAAGACATCCATGTTGTCTGCGGCTGTCTCAAGTCCTTCCTGCGTGGGCTTAGGGAGCCGCTGGTGACCTTTAACCTCCATCACAACTTCATGAGAGCCACAG AAATTGCTGACGAGCAGGACTTTGCGACTTCCCTGTACCAGGCTGTGAGCGAAATGCCCCAGCCGAACCGCGACACGCTGGCCTTCATCATCCTCCATCTGCAGAG AGTGTCGGAGAGCAAGCGGACTAAGATGGGCATGTCCAACCTGGCCAAGGTGTTTGGCCCCACTCTCATTGGCCACGGCACCGCCGACCCTGATCACATGACCATGCTGGCTGACACACGCAAGCAGCCCCGG GTAATGGAAGGGCTTTTGCTGATGCCGTCCGACTTCTGGCGTAAGTTTGCGGAGGAGGACAACGAGAACCTGGCGTCCCCCCATGTCGGAAACGTCATCACCAACCCCTACTCCATGCGCACTCCCGAGGGGAGGCAAG AAGACGGTGCTAAAGATAAGACCAAAGAGAATGCGGAGAATGCAG CTCCTAAGGGCAGCATGTTGGGACCAGTGCGGACGACACCCAACTCTACAGACAGTGGGGTGAAGAAGTCAGGGTCTACTAGCTCCCTGGACAGAGCCAAGGGCTTCCTACAGCGAACACCACTAACACCAAG GTTTGGTTCTAAAAGTGCGAAATCTACGAGCAAGCGCAACTTCTTTGCCTCCCCCATGCTGAAGTGA